In Lotus japonicus ecotype B-129 chromosome 5, LjGifu_v1.2, one genomic interval encodes:
- the LOC130716810 gene encoding pentatricopeptide repeat-containing protein At5g02860-like: protein MAGNLSHPNFISKPPFPNHHSTTTTATSASPLPITPLLQDLFLDLNSTSSPHFHPTTLSPPPHTPASDRRRRTWSSHRLSPRGQRILNTLIDPSFDFNRFDETLRLLFSSSGESLSWDIMGVIKGLGFYNKCELALTLFDRVRSREDCASLLNGSVIAVIISILSKTGRVSSASSLLHDLETDGVDVDVYAYTSLITAYANGKRYKDALKVFDKMKQLGCRPTLITYNALLNIYGKMGMPWTEIIALVQDMKSQGLAPDLCTFNTLISCCRAGSLYEEALELFEEIKLAGLRPDMVTYNALLDVYGKSRRPKEAMEVLKQMESRGFPPSIVTYTSLISAYVRDGLLEEALELKNQMVEKHIKPDVYTYTTLLSGFVNAKKDELAMRVFEEMRTAGCKPNICTFNALIKMYGDRGMFAEMGKVFKEIKACQCSPDIVTWNTLLAVFGQNGLDSEVSGVFKEMKRAGFVPERETFNTLISAYSRCGSFDQARAVYKRMLEAGVTPDLSTYNAVLAALARGGLWEQSEKVLSEMENGRCKPNEVTYSSLLHAYANGKEFEKMNALAEEIYSGKITTHAVLLKTLVLVNSKFDFLAEAEHAFLEFKKRGIPHDITTLNAMLSLYGRKKLVAKTNKILKFMYESGFTLSLPGYNSLMYLHSRTRNFRKSEMILREILEKGIEPDLISYNIVIYAYCRNGKMTEAKRILNEMKDPAPVPDVVTYNTFVATYAANSMFGEAIGVVQCMIKQGCKPDQNTYNSIVDWYCKLHLREEAYNFVHNLSSLDLHVSEEEKGRLLERIAEKWIN from the coding sequence ATGGCAGGAAATCTCTCACACCCAAATTTCATCTCCAAACCTCCCTTTCCAAACCACcattccaccaccaccaccgccacctccgCCTCACCCTTACCCATCACACCCCTTCTCCAAGACCTCTTTCTAGACCTCAATTCCACTTCTTCTCCCCATTTCCACCCCACCACCCTTTCTCCGCCACCACATACCCCCGCCTCCGACCGCCGCCGTAGAACCTGGTCAAGCCACCGCCTCTCCCCTCGAGGTCAGCGAATTCTCAATACACTAATCGACCCATCTTTCGATTTCAATCGCTTTGATGAAACTCTGCGCCTTTTGTTTTCTTCCTCTGGTGAATCATTGTCCTGGGACATCATGGGTGTGAtcaagggtttagggttttacaACAAATGTGAACTCGCGTTGACTCTCTTTGACCGGGTTCGGAGTAGGGAGGATTGTGCTTCTCTTTTGAATGGTTCTGTGATTGCTGTGATTATCAGCATTCTTAGTAAAACGGGTCGGGTTTCTTCTGCGTCTTCGTTGCTGCATGATTTGGAAACTGATGGGGTTGATGTTGATGTGTATGCTTATACTTCTCTGATAACTGCTTATGCTAATGGTAAGAGGTATAAGGATGCATTGAAGGTGTTTGATAAAATGAAACAATTGGGGTGTAGACCTACTTTGATTACTTATAATGCCCTTTTGAATATTTATGGGAAAATGGGTATGCCTTGGACTGAGATTATTGCTCTTGTTCAGGACATGAAGAGCCAAGGGCTTGCGCCGGATTTGTGCACTTTTAATACTCTTATAAGTTGTTGTCGGGCGGGGTCTTTGTATGAAGAAGCTCTTGAACTTTTTGAGGAGATCAAGTTAGCTGGACTTAGACCAGACATGGTTACATACAATGCATTGTTGGATGTTTATGGGAAGTCGAGGCGGCCTAAGGAAGCCATGGAGGTTCTGAAACAGATGGAGAGTCGTGGCTTTCCTCCTAGCATCGTTACCTACACCTCGCTGATATCAGCTTATGTTAGAGATGGTTTGCTAGAGGAAGCATTGGAGCTTAAAAACCAGATGGTGGAGAAACATATTAAACCTGATGTTTACACCTACACCACGCTTTTGTCTGGATTTGTGAATGCCAAAAAAGATGAGCTTGCAATGAGAGTTTTTGAAGAAATGAGAACGGCAGGCTGCAAACCTAATATATGCACCTTCAATGCCCTTATCAAGATGTATGGAGACCGAGGGATGTTTGCGGAAATGGGGAAAGTTTTTAAGGAGATCAAGGCATGCCAGTGTTCCCCTGATATTGTTACTTGGAACACACTTTTGGCTGTATTTGGACAAAATGGATTGGACTCTGAAGTATCAGGAGTGTTCAAAGAAATGAAGAGAGCCGGGTTTGTGCCGGAGAGGGAGACATTCAACACTCTAATAAGCGCATACAGCAGGTGTGGTTCCTTTGACCAAGCTAGGGCTGTTTATAAGAGAATGCTGGAGGCTGGAGTGACTCCAGATCTTTCAACTTATAATGCTGTTTTAGCAGCATTGGCTCGAGGAGGGCTTTGGGAACAATCTGAGAAAGTCCTTAGTGAAATGGAGAATGGTCGATGTAAACCTAATGAGGTAACATACTCTTCTTTGCTTCATGCTTATGCCAATGGCAAAGAGTTTGAAAAGATGAATGCTCTTGCAGAGGAGATATACTCTGGAAAAATTACAACACATGCTGTTCTTTTGAAGACCCTTGTTCTAGTAAATAGCAAGTTTGATTTCCTAGCAGAAGCAGAGCATGCATTTTTGGAGTTTAAGAAGAGAGGAATTCCGCATGACATAACTACTTTGAATGCGATGCTTTCACTTTATGGCAGGAAGAAACTGGTAGCCAAAACTAACAAGATTTTGAAATTCATGTATGAGAGTGGATTTACTCTGAGCTTGCCTGGCTATAatagcttgatgtatttgcacAGCCGCACTCGAAACTTCCGAAAATCAGAAATGATCTTGAGGGAAATTCTGGAGAAAGGTATAGAGCCTGATTTAATCTCATACAATATAGTTATTTATGCATATTGCAGAAATGGCAAGATGACAGAGGCTAAAAGGATattaaatgaaatgaaagatcCTGCACCAGTTCCTGATGTTGTAACTTACAATACATTTGTAGCAACTTATGCTGCAAACTCAATGTTTGGGGAGGCTATTGGTGTAGTTCAGTGTATGATCAAGCAAGGATGCAAGCCAGATCAGAATACATACAACTCCATAGTTGATTGGTACTGTAAGCTCCATTTGCGAGAGGAAGCATACAATTTTGTTCACAACCTTTCCAGCCTTGATCTGCATGTATCTGAGGAGGAAAAAGGCAGATTACTAGAGCGCATAGCAGAGAAATGGATAAATTGA